The Magnolia sinica isolate HGM2019 chromosome 9, MsV1, whole genome shotgun sequence sequence TGTTACAAATAGAAATTTTTTTAGTGCCCGTGTATCATCTATCAACCTCAGCCAGAGCATGGAAAAAAACAGGTGGAGTACAGTATCTTACTGCTGATAGATACGCATTTTCTAAATCCTCTTCTCGTCATTGGTCCTTACACCGACTTCGCGGAGCTCCGTAGCCAACGCATCCAAGTCCTGGTAAGAACTCCCGCCTTCTCTGACCGCACCCCCCGCTGCCCGGCTCAGCTCCTTGGCTCGGGCCCGTTGAGGCCAGGTCCAACTCACGGACTCAGCCACGGCCCGAGCCAACTCGACCGAGTCAGGAACTGACTCAGCGCCTCCGCAGACTCGCGTTgcgatgcccaaatggtcctcAAGCAGGCCGGCGTTGAAGAACTGGTCAGCGCCCATGGGCCACGCCAGCATCGGCACGCCTGCGACGATTGCTTCCAGCACCGAGTTCCACCCGCAGTGAGACAGGAACGACCCGGTCGACCGGTGGCCCAGTATCGACACCTGTGGAGCCCACCCCCTGATCACGAGCCCCCGTCCAGCCACGCGCGCCTCGAACCCGGCAGGGATCACACCGTACTCCCCCGCCACGTGACCGCCCGTGGGCTCCTTGACGGACCACACAAACCGGGCCCCACTCGCATCCAAGCCGTCCGCCAGCGCCTCCATCTGGCGTCGAGTCAGCACGACCTGGCTGCCGAAACACACATAAATCACCGATCCGTCCGTACACTGGTCGAGCCAGCTCATCACCTCGCCAGCTGGCAGCGAGCTTGCTCCGCCACGTTCCGTGGGAGCCACATCGACCGAAGGCAACAGGGGCCCCACCGCCCACACGCGCGCGTGCCCCAGATCCCTCCGCAAGTGCTCCAGATACTCGCCTTCCAATTCACTGAGCGAGTTGAAAACGAATCCCCAACTCACCAGATTCGCACGCATCCCCTCTTTTATGAATTCCGAAACTGGGTCTCCCTCCTTGTAACTCCTATACAGGGATGACAGATGTTTCCAGGGGTATTTCGGGGAATTAGGGATGTGAGGGAAGGATAAAGAGGCGTCCACGTCAGCGGGGTCTGGTAACTTGGGCATGGTGCGCCAGAGGGAGTTAACGACCGCGAGCGTGAGGGCGCCAGACGGCGAGAAGACGACGCGTGGGATTCCGATCTGGCAGGCGAGGCGGTGGGTCCACCCAAGGAAGAAATCCGAGATGATGGCGGTGGGTGGAGAAGGGTGGGATTGGAACCATTGGAGGATAGGATCGTAGAGTGCGCCCAGGGCGTGTATCATAGAGGTGAAGGCATTTTTGGAAGGGAGGTCCTTGGTGTTCTCTACGCCGGGGGGTATGGAGGGGTATTTTGGGAAAGGGAGGACTAAAGTTTGGATGGAGGGGCATTGGGAGAGGAGTGGATTGAGGATGGGGAGATTCTTGGGAGTGACGAGAATTGTGATGGACAGACCACGGACGGTTAGATGATGGGTTAGGTCGAGGAGGGGTATCATGTGCCCCTGCGCAGGGAAAGGGAATACCAGGATATGTGCGCCGCTGGGGTTCGTCATCTCCCTTCGTTTCTTCTCTCGAGCTCcggaagatgaagaaaaaaaggAGTTCGTTTCGTCTCCGTCACGGCTGAATATGAAGTACGCGGCACATCTTTCTgcgggctccaccatgatatttagtCAAGTTACTTAGAACCAGACATTCTCTCTTTACCACTGTTGCACGCGGAATGCTCTATGGGCTCcgacatgatatatgtgttttatccacgccgttcatctatttttctagattaattTAGAGtgtgagcccaaaattaaggtagatctaaatttcaagtggaccacatcacaggaaagagtgttgattgaatggccaccattaaaagcttctttgggccacaaaagttgtagatcaagctgattttttttcccttcattcgggtctgtatgacctaatcagcaggttgacgtcaaataaacattacagctgGCCATGggatgtttttaacggtggacattcaatcaccgttattttattattattgttgtttttgtttttggatcaagcattaaaatgatctggaaaatggatgaaccggtaaaacacatacatcattgtaaaGCCCAGCCGGCTAGGGTCATTAGCCAAACCGTGTCCAGCACGGTTAGCCAAGTTCTTTTAAGTCTATCATCATAGTTGGTGTTTACCCTGCTTAGCAGGGGCACATGGCAGCAATATTTGGATGAAAATTTTAAAGCCATTAAAATGTAAAATTGATTGTTAAAATGTAAGATGACCAATTTATTACTATCAATTCAATCAACATTATGCCATGTCTGATTGAGAGCTTGTATTCAAATTTCATGTGTGGTAATGATCCACAAGCATGCCAGAGTCTACTAGATttaatgtttgattgaacgtTGGTGTCCCCACGTTAAGTCAGAGTGATTAGATACGGGACGCACGATCCAGCTATCCTTTCAACTACCGGTTGTGATAAGCGATTAGGTGACTTGTGAAAGGGTAAGGGTTAGTCCTTTcaaatggattctttttgccttgtgtcGAAGGACTTGTTCTTCCACCAGTACAATTACAATACATTTCTTAAAAGAATAAagatgaacaaataaataaaaatagttgaAAATTTTCGAATTCGTCAACCGAatatatggcccattacaatTGACAAAGTGTTGAAGACAACTTAGAAAAATAAGCAATTGAGAGAAAAATACTTAACTCGTCTGTCAGAATAGATGATCGAAGTGAATGGCTAATAGGATGTGACCAAATAGGTGTGATCGCCTAATTAAGAACTCAATTGATTGGGATCTAACAACTTAGGGTTGTGGACATCTAATCTAATCTTACGGTACTGTAGCAATGGACACTAGAGAGTAGTGATCTATGCTAAAGTTAGGTTAGGCTATACTGAGATAAAAAacaataaatgaaaaataaattaaaaaatagatatATGTGTTTGACATGTGGCCTCGACCTCTTATTCGGGTGCTTCTTTTATAGTATGTCAAGGCAGTAAAACCCTCTTTGGGTTTCCTACCTAATCCTGGATCCTTCGCATTTTCGACATGCATTCTGAGGAGGAAAGTCTCCAGATATATATGAAATTGTTGGCTTTTCAGATCTTCTTATCATAATCGATCCCTTTATGGGATATCTTTGTGGCCAACTAATCAAACTCGAAATCAATCAGGGAGACCTCTAAGGCTAATCTCAGACCCCAAATTGATTATAGCCATGCATTTAGATGGTCCCTCTATCTCTTCTGATTATTGTGTTGGACTGACCAGATCTACCTAATACTGATCCGTTATCGGAGGTGGGTTGGATCATATCTTTCattgagctctcacattctcttAATTCCGATTGTTGCATGGCTTGGGTTCATATCATAACTAGATTTTCTTGGATAAAGGTCCAACCTTCGGATCAAAACCTTCATGAACGTTACGGACTCTCCAAACGTCTCTGGGAAGATCTCCCAGTTTGGAAGGACTGTGAGAGGCGGCGTCGTTGAGTGTATCATAACAAGATCTGTGATAGTATACGGTCTCTTGGTGGGTCTTTTATAATTGTTTCAGGCACGCTGCCACATTACTTAGCATGTTAATTGTGGCCACATGGAATTTATTGATTTTCTCCTCTAGTGGCATGTGTATGGGTTTGTGGCTCTGCATTAATAACAGAATCTGTAATGCTGACGAAAGATCAATCGAAAATATCTTTGGATGCGAGTAGGATTTCCACCAGTACTAATCTTGTAGTGTCAACACACGACGGCTTTTCATTTATCCATGCTAGGGCATTGAAAATAGTTGTAAACAATACCCCTATGTTCCTTTGTATCAGGATATGCGATGAGACATTTGACGCTCAGGTTTTGGCGGCCGTTCCAATGTGTGATGCGTGTCAGCATGGGGTTCACGCTCAACCATCGTGCAAGTTAATGAGAACATCGAAATTCTCTTAGCATGATTGCTAGCTTTTAATGCGGATGTGAAACCCAACATTTAATTTTAGTTGGCCAAAAATTATGCTCTTAATGGGTAGTAGCTTAAGCTTAACAACTTTGCCACTATTTTATTATTAGATGAGGACAAATATTTACAAATTAGATCGGCCTACGATGTGTCATACTAAATTACTAAGATAGCCGATCTTTTGCTTTCCTTCTTATTGCTTCACTTCTCACTCCAGCTGGCTTGGTCGACAGTCGTCCTTTCTTCAGTTTGCATGGACTCCCATAGTGTTGGATACTACTTCTACCTATCTGACTCCTTTCATTGACCACACCTCCAcctatttggtgaagtaatcagtTACCAAAATGATGAAACTCGGCTACTTCAAGAAAAGAGGATTTATCTATCCTATGATGTTAATGGTACATCCTCGAAAAGGCCATGGTTTCACAATCAGATATATCTATGATATTGAGATATGTTATAACAGACCATGCCTCTGGCATGCATGGTGTCCCTACGCATACTTCGTGCAATCTTTCTAGATCATTGGCCAGTAGTAACCATGCCTTCGAACCAGCCACCACATCTTCTGTCCTGCCTAGTGAGCTCCATAGATGCCTTCATGTACTTCACTCACGAACACCATGGCTTCGTCGTGCCCTAGACATTTTTTAAAAAGACCATTAGCCCCTTTTCTATATAAATCATTGTCCAAGATCAAATAATGTAGGGAGATCCAACACACTAATTGATCGATCCTTGTATTTGGTCTCATCAGATACCAAATGATTGGTAATCACCAATCATCCTCCGAGAGTTCCAATGATGCTACCTCAACTATCAGGGACCTCTGTTGTGTAGCAGACAATGAACATTTCTATATTATAAGAAACCTCTTGGATAATCCCTTTGTGAGCTTTAAGCCTATTGCGATTTGTGCCATTTTGTTGGCATCCTCATTGAATTCCCGAGGGACATACTTCAACACTACATCATCGAAATCGTCTAGCAACTGCACAACTATTCCATAGTAAGGTAATAATGCCCAACTTATGCACTTATAAATTCCTGCAAGCTAATTTAGGACTAAGAAAGTGTCACCTATAACCTCAATGTTTTTGGCCCCTAAttccaacgaaaattttcatgcaATTAAATTCGAGTTGAAATGCATAATCTTCCCTCATCTCGATGTGAGAAATTATGATTATCCCTTCTCAAGAGGAATTTGTAATGCCTCGAATTTTGGAAGCTGAGTAAATACTCGACTCTCGATGtcccgggtgccacttatgctttgcagAAGCGGGATTCTATAGTTCATTTCACCTGGCATTTGAACAGTTCATATATTTAAAATAAACTATATGATGTACACTAGAATAAATATAAATTCTAAGGCAAATAAATCAGCTAATAAGTAAAATATGTCTATTCAGAATACGGGACTACAACCAAGAAAAATTTACAATTCCAAAAAAACATAATGTGTCGACTCTAAAATCTCATCAACGTCCCGCATGAGTCCGACATCGACCCACCCAACAAATGGAAGTACGAGAACTTCTCATTTGAGTCCACGGACGCCTCCTCCAATGCATCAGACTCCATAatacctgcatctataacagtgTCTGGTTGATATTTCAAAACACTGTCCTCAAGTGggagcgagtgatcaactcagtggttctattagctttaagttacgcatgttatcaaCTCTATTAGCataggtaatgataaaacaacttAAACACGTGATTCCtaagcactcttgttaatgcacatgcatggggctatgaaatgatacatgctcttacaatccaacactctctTATAAGCGACTTCGACTTCAcattcgcaaatgccaacactccctcatcatgcaATCACAACGCTCAAGTCACCATAGCTTAAACTAATGTTATGCGATGCGATGAATGTTCATATCAACTGAGTAATTAATTAAGCCTATTCATCCATCATATTGGGAAAGCTAGAGTACCTCCATTTTAGTCATTAGTCTCATTCGGATCACTAGGCATGGGGCGACTATAATAGATTTATGCCTGTGCCCCTTGATCTGCCTGGGTTTGTCACTCTCATTTGAACTCATATAATAGGCAAGTGATAGATAGTGTTGGTCATCGTCACTATGgtggggctcgtcacccaagtgTAGGTTGACAGCAtgaacacagtgtctcataccaccatgtccggttcaTGAGACTTGAGGATCGTACTGCTAATGGTTATTAGTAGACTTTTCAAATGGTATAGGGTATTCTAGATTTAGGCAATCATGATTagacatggtgaacatacatggttAATCGGTTGTTAGACGAATTCGGTTGACTCGGGCAAACCTCTGCaaaaccggcattgggtgcaagcatctcaTGTAGCTTAGCTACTGTCGGTCTTTCGTGTTCAGTTTAGATCAATCGAATGAATCTGGGGTAGCCGACCAAACCCGGGTCACCCCCTCATCCGACAAAACTAGTTAACCCACAATAGTAATTTACAAGAATGAAATGTGAACAATAAATCTAGTAATTTATTTATTCaggtatttcatcgaacatgtaaccTTCACCACATCGGtaatagtaatatatatatatatatatatatatatatatatatatatatatatatatatatatatatatatatatatatatataaacaagtgTCAATAAATTCACAAATTCACAAGCATAAATCATTGACTAAACATAAGACTCGACAAACGACAACCTAcgaataatggtccgcaccttaggTTGGTATGACGAGTTCGGGCTTGCTCCTAGGGCTAGGGtcccatggattggctcaccggtGCCCTGTACCAAGAAACTTGGCTTGTAAGAGTCCATGCATTTGGTTCTCAAGGACCAATTATTTAGGAAGGGCTTGCTAATTAACTATAACTATCACCGAGGAGATTCTGGTAATGCGATGTAGTGCAGCTCTGTCGTCCGCTAGTGGCGATAGGGTAGCTCTTCCAATCAACTTCTCTCTCACACTTTCTCccccttctttttctctctctcttttcctgatTTCAATGAGAATTAAATTTGTATGGGAGTGAGGGGGTGCTAAATGAAGGCTATAGTGCCAACAGGTGCACAAATAGCCTCGGTGCCCCTTTTTTCTATAAACTTGCCCTGGGGTGGGTGTTTTCGACTTACAAGGCCTTACCGGGGTCCACTGGTTTATTTACGCCATGGGGCAAGTGCCCCATTAAGGGATCTACATTTTATCACAACTAGGCAGCAATCGAATGCTTCGATTAGCCGTGGGGGCCCCACTTACGATTGACGGTCGTCAATGATCaatcggggccgcgactatacggatacGAGCGTAGAAATATCCTTAATTCACACCTCgagtttggttgcgatctaacAGTCGAAAAGTCATAACTTTGCAAAAGAGTGAGATTTATTTCACTGAAGTTTCAGATTTTCGTATAGGGCATTCGCGTGTTTTAAGCACTTAACATCTGACCCAAGTTGAGCAGTTATGGGCACTATCTTGTTTTTCCATCAAGCCCATTAAGACGAACGTCTTTTTATAGCCTTAGGTTTAGTGGCCCGCTAATGAGCAATCTAAAGCTTACTTGGATAATCATggcatttttagaatgaattggttagggagatttcttgtgcacaatgattatggtttggattagctaagttcatagtgtgatgTATTCGTAATTAATAAAAATTGTGATtcggtcataatcactctaaaccattggtTCATAGTCTAAATGAGTAGCTGGGTTGAaatggtttgttaattaagatctaaccCCTAGTTATCCTGGTTTTAGGtgggtctttatttagttatagttgtcttgattagtcattAATATATTGGCTAGATTTGGATCCCACGTGAACAAATCCCGAAGCTAAACTTGATATTTAattgatcgggcggattcgttgacttcctacggttgattaattgaaTTTGTGCAGTTATTTACCAGCACCACCCACGTATTGGCTTACTTCGAACGTCAAGGGTTAGAAGTAATAATATAGACTAGTCATATcgaaaattttcaagaaattaaaaaaaatctaaaattgtaAAAATCTATGACGTTATAGGAATGCTCCGTCCATGATCCATCAAATGTAAGTCGTcatctctctctttgtctcttcTCTCGAACTCCAGGAgataacagaaaaaaaaaaagaattccgTTGTCTCTGTTGTGGGTGTATCACATCCTTTTGGGACCTACTTGGTGAGATATTCATTGAAGTTACTTAAACCAAACATTCTCTCTTTACCACAGTTGGATGTGGAATGGTTCTCTGTTTACCCCTGTTGGTGCTTTATAGGCTCCACGATGATGTATACGTTTCCTCCACgcgattcatccattttttcagatcatttttgtAACAccttaaacttttcaatactcgagtattaaaagttctcgagtgttaccataaaatttaacatagtatttatatgtgtatgataccaatttaGCCAATTCTAACCTCACATTTATTCTCCAATACGAATATGACCTtggagaatgatcttcatccatagatcaagccatccgactattaattttaagaaaagatcatcatatgtccaagtattcccacttgtctatcataaccaaccgttcagtcaactatccaccgataggtaaagatattttACCGTCTACTTTGAGTTTGGACTACCCAATCATAGAAAAataactacttgatatctgcatcCGCTTGTGTACATATCAAACGATATGTAAGTTCTGCatcttgatcactctaaaaatatacttgtgatcatccgtttaTAAAAAATAACTGCACATCCACCTGTATACAtggtcagagtactaaccatcaagttctaccttttttaacatgtcatatgaccatccattatgtggtttgatatatgtacattccctaattaatttggtggataactctttatttataatgatttagatataagttcttttgtaagaattgcttaaaaATATGCTTATAACTATTTAGAACCATTATATTTCCTAAAACTCTTATatcaataataattacaaaaatgtcattaacatagACCTTTGAAttcaagatcacatagttcccatgatccgtttcatgtaaaattttataccatgcctatttatTACAAGTTAACCATACaagtcaaattttagcccttggatcattgtaaaagtggcccaattgacaatcAGCCccgtaaccgttgattttggtgtccattgagtgaaaAAACCTCATGGGTATTCATAacaagatattttccttcatatgaatgacttggattggccATAATATGTACCAAATGTGAAATATGAAGAtctcactttggtaggcttttccttaggcatgAAGTTATCATGTCAAGACCTactaactccttataaatttaaatcttccaatttaaccacttcctttcgTTCAttacaactcaaatttggaccatactttggtctcatatgactatgaggttatacaaaatttaggccccaaTTTATAATCCTACACTGTTGAAGGTTGAAGTCAGTTCCTTCCTTTTaatgcaaaaggtgaaattttaaatttaggctttttccatcatcgatcaaccatcaaattttgtccaaccgtctatcctaactacacattttttccaaaattgggccctaatcatTAAGTATGAACTATTAAATGAGATCAAGTTTGTTTTGGTACCCGTtcggagaattttcaagataagccaatctaaatttcagatcactaagaaaatcatatacatgCTCTATTCGATAAACCTGACACAATgggtgaattagatttaaagaaagatcgtcaaaaaagaaaaatttggagaaacccaattcaagtgggatgtgaaacataccattctcacatgcccactccttttaaaaaggggtgtgCGTTCTCTTCACCACTAACACACCCAATCTCCCAACGcccaaggagaaagagagagaaagagaaagagaagagaaagagagagagagagagaaagagagaggtaaAGATAAAGAGAAGGATAAGCCTAGATGCCCTATTCCTTCttcatatgtatggtgtctccctaTTGCttaagcgatgtcgtgattcatttAGAAACTTTTCATATAGAAGCTTTcatacatggatatctacctagggtttagactaaggctaaggtgagggattccctTAAGCctacattaatttgagttgatatgatttatcttgccctTTTATATGCTTCCATGTTACTGTGAATCCTCACTACAATTATTTGAATTTACCATCATCAATTATTTTTCTgttgggaattatggttaaggtatgattttaattatacgtgatctttatgaatttatgtggggctatagatataagccttgcccttgccctttaccaattttgttgagttaaccattgctaatcttctcttttattgagttagtcatGACTactctcttcttttattgagttaacatatcgctactcttctcttttattaaatTAGCTTATtgttactcttctcctttattatgttaacCTTGCGTTACCTCCCTTTGTGGCTTGGGCATGCGTCTTGAAATTTTAAAACTCTCATAATTCAATTTATTTCCTCTTTGGTGCAAGTGATATGTTAGAAGTCtcataactagtgattcaaatattttatcgtgGATATAATGCACTCTGGGTAAAGAACTTCTTGGTCGATGCGTAATTCCATAGGTTtgagtagtggtgcacaaatcaatgtaattaattcacaatcaatgtaagtaattcacaatgtgtgttacatcatTTCTGAaattagatgtcgcaaatagtcactatATGAACAAATCgcgtcacgtaattcatccgactaatgtgttgtgccgcctcgaggtgttcacgtaaatttaCAGTAACATTGGACACGTTAGCAAATCTCCGTGGTTATGGGATGAAGGGCAAGTCGAGTTTTCTATGAATtttattccacattatgatgatcactatgtatgatgagccgcacacactttgctaggtatgcatatatatatatatcttacgcATACTGAAaccactcatagtggtggagtatgagacatatcagaacccttacattatctTTATGAatatcttaaattattgttaatcttaaaggataaccatcattataAGTGAGGTGTTGATCCTCTCTAACCGTACATGAGATGCAGgtaatgtacagattgaagacataAAGGATCatttccctatggaagattatactgaatgaataaaatgatagttttatgatttagttttatttatatttctactgcaaactttgataatataataagctcccattgaaaaggcatttgataatttgttgaattcttttaatatgatggaataataaatataattgattttattctcgtgaatggttacctccATAAATTTAattagatgtgatctaaatgaacaaaaaaaaatgtttgaTTTTAAAGCatttaatttatacattattaacacctagaattctcgggcacgagtaggTACTCAACCGTaaaaaatttaggatgttacaatTTTATaatgtgagcccaaaaataaggtaaatccaaatctcaagtggaccacatcacaggaaatagtgttgattggactaccaccattaaaaacttcttaggaggcacaaaagtttttgatcaagttgatattgttcTGTTCCCTACTTCCAgatctatatgacctaattaacaagttagatgtcaaataaacattacagtgggccctatgatatttttaatggtggacattcaatcactattgttttcttgtggtgtggttcacccgagatttagatctacctcatttttaggatcaagcactaaaatggtcagaaaaatgaatggataacatggttgaaatacatacatcattgtggggcccatagagtaaaGGCCAAATGCTTGGcaatgccactagccaaaccacgtccacCATTCTTAGCCAAGCTATTTATAGGTTGTTGTGTTTACATGGCTCAAAAGGGGGCATATAACGTCATTATTTAGATGAAATTTTTATGGCCATTAAAATGTACAATTGACTATTAAAATGTAAAATGACTAACTAACA is a genomic window containing:
- the LOC131255681 gene encoding UDP-glycosyltransferase 89B2-like, whose protein sequence is MTNPSGAHILVFPFPAQGHMIPLLDLTHHLTVRGLSITILVTPKNLPILNPLLSQCPSIQTLVLPFPKYPSIPPGVENTKDLPSKNAFTSMIHALGALYDPILQWFQSHPSPPTAIISDFFLGWTHRLACQIGIPRVVFSPSGALTLAVVNSLWRTMPKLPDPADVDASLSFPHIPNSPKYPWKHLSSLYRSYKEGDPVSEFIKEGMRANLVSWGFVFNSLSELEGEYLEHLRRDLGHARVWAVGPLLPSVDVAPTERGGASSLPAGEVMSWLDQCTDGSVIYVCFGSQVVLTRRQMEALADGLDASGARFVWSVKEPTGGHVAGEYGVIPAGFEARVAGRGLVIRGWAPQVSILGHRSTGSFLSHCGWNSVLEAIVAGVPMLAWPMGADQFFNAGLLEDHLGIATRVCGGAESVPDSVELARAVAESVSWTWPQRARAKELSRAAGGAVREGGSSYQDLDALATELREVGVRTNDEKRI